One Glycine soja cultivar W05 chromosome 7, ASM419377v2, whole genome shotgun sequence genomic window, ATAATCACTTCCCTTGTAGCCTATGTGTCCCCAAAACACAAAAAAGGGGTCATTCACAAAACTTAGTAACATTAATAAAAAGGGgtgaaaaatatcaaatattgacATTAACATTCAAAACCCATATgaccaaaactcacaaaacatGAAACATGGATTATTCAAAAGACATAGAATATTGGAAAGGGCATTGATCATTGATGAACCTGAGGTAAGACACCAGGGACAGTGGTTTGAAGCTGAGTGAACATTTGAGTCATCTTCGACCTTCTTTCACGTTCCACGTTGAGGCTCTCGCAATTGGTGTAGTCCATTTTCTTAACACGCTTTCTGGGGGTGGTTGTGTTACCCGTTTCAGCATCGGTTGAAaggtgaagagaagaagaagaaggtgggATTTGAGAGAGTGGTGCCATGATAGAGTTAGTTTCAGTGTGGCCTTGCATCTTGGTCAATATGCTTCCTCACTCAATCGTCTTATGTCTTTGTATTCCTCAAGTGAatttgagagaaagagaaaataaaataaaaagtggcgTGGTTTGATTTGGGTTTCAATCAAACTGTTAGTACAAGACAGCAGAAAAAAGATACATGCTTCCTCTTGGGAGATATTATGCCTTTATTTCTGAACCAATTATATGcactttgattttatatattttcacccttttctaatttttctattatCTTGTTTGTTGTCATTGTCTAAACTTACTTTAAAGGAATTTTTCTTAATTCAAGTCAAACTAATTATGGAAAAGAGGATTGATGATGCCATTTCTATGATTCTAAAactgtattaattataatatgtaaCCCAATGCAAGGGCTACACTAGCTAGCACAAAATGGTTACATTTTGTTGGAAAATAAGTAATAGGTAGTGGGTAATTGATTAGATTCCCCGTGGCCATGGCCATGGCCATGTGATAGTGACACCTTCCCATATGGTGATATATTATGATCCATGCATAGCAGAGTAACCGTATcagtgggaaaaaggagcagAGACTAAAATAACCGACTTGTTGCCGTGCAGAAGTTGGACCCCACAAAGTGATGAACAATAAAAGCGAAAAGAGAAGTTTGTTTTGGAATAGAAGTCAAGGAAACAAAGTATAGCATAGGGAAATCACTGGGGCTGCTGTGATCACAATATCGTCTAAGGACGAAGTTGGGTACAAAAGCAATggtcatttattatattatattagccTTGGTTACTTGTTGAGTGTTAGTACTACACTTGATTTAGTAgtcttgaatttttgtttttataattaatggaTTTCAATCATGTTTATGAACgtcaacaaatccattttcgtGCTCAAGCTTTAATTCCTTATACTTTGTGTGTCGTATTATATCAGACGAGAATGAAAAGTTTATGATTGAAGACCTCTACCTACCAGTCTGTCCCATCAAGCATTCGGAATATGTAAGGCTGATTTGAAGGACAAGCACATGCTACTTATGTTTCCCCTTTATTTGTTAGAGTTTGAAGGACAAGGACGGTCTATTTaattttccctttattttcATAGCTATTGCTTTTGTAAGCTTCTCAATAATTTGGAggaatgataaatatttactccattttttttggtaaataagaGAGaggttgaaagaaaaataaagaaagatctaattaattatttcgtctttatatctaaataatttttacattttagtttttatacagaaattatttattttagtccttataaatacatttttaacttaatttagtatatatatatatatatatatatatatatatatatatgttaatccATTTAATCTTTATACTTTGGTTCACAGAGAAAAAATGTGCAGGgatcaaaatgaaatttttttaggtaTAAAGACTAAAAGGTAAAGATTGTatcagaataaaaattaaatgattaattaaataaaaaataaatgaatgaaaagaaaataataaatacgaCAAATGATGTAATGAGAAATGAggagagaaatataaaaaaaatggagttaaagtaaaatgaaagagaaagtacATATATGTTAAATATTCTCCATAATTTTGTAGCTCTAATAAGAGGTTTTATTTGGAGTCTAAGTGCTGTTGTCAAGCTTTGAACCAATTTAGTTCTCAACAATGGGAGTTAGAGAGCCAATAATAAACACAACAGAAAATTGTAATCTTTTAGTTTGTGTTTATCAGCACGTTCAAATGCCATTAAACGGGAATGTAAGAATTATTTTGAGTCACGTTAAGTTTCATAGAAAGTGGGAAATGAGTGTTGCAAGGGAAAAACAAAACGCAACTTTAAGAGTTGAACCAACAATTTAACTATGTTCTTGGTTAATTTGAACATTATCTAGCTCAATCAACTGCATATTTAACGAAttgaactaattaaaatatgacGCGAAAGTTTCATTGGTTCAAtctctattttagtttttaaaatattagaaagtTGCATACATGCATGTCTATTATTTTACCCTTCTCCCTTTTTAGATATATGAGCATTGGCTATCCAAGCTAGGGTTACGTATATTCTAGATGAAGTCTGAAATGGGATACATTTCAGATTGGGCTTAGTGTGTAGCTTCCTAGGGATCCAGCTTTGGTCTGTGAAGCCCATTATATGTATGCGCCATCCATCTAATTTGGGCGAGCTGAAGAACAGATCTTGATCCACAgccataataatattattttacaattacTTGCAATTACatctataaataattttggtAGACTCATTCAATTTgatagttaaataaattttgtatagcTATTCAAGTCCAAATTTTGCCGAACACACTGAATAGTTAATTTGGAGCAGAACAACTTTCTACACAAGTGTCTTATATATAATGTAGACTGGAACCTGAGTTGAGGACTCATGACAACGATTAATATTCTCACACATATTACAGCAACAATTAAAGATCTCAAGATAAAATGTTGGATAATAAATAACACTTggtttattaatttatcgacTAAGTTCTCCGATGAAGCCTCACCACAGGAATAACCACGAGCAAGAGGAATGCTAATGATCCAATCAGTGACACACCAATCGAAGCAGCCATTTGATCACAAAATTTCCCAAAGACATTGCACACCTTGTTCCAATTCACATGAGAGTTTCCTTTGTAGCCAAGGATACCGACTGCCGCAGCGGCGCCGTTGCCGGAAAAGAGCAAAGCCACCATGAATGTGTCGAGAACAGCGATCAATGTCCACAAGCCTTTGCTTTTACCTCTGTTTACGAGGGCAAGGAGTAGAGACATGGCTGCATACGTGCATGCTATTGCATTGGTCACCAGAAAGTACCTAGTACGTCAAAATATTGTTGTAGATATAGTGTTAATCACTGCTATAAACTAAAGCACTCAGGATTTTCATAATTTGAATGCATGATCAATGCACTTACAATTGGTGATTTAATTTGAAGAAGAATAAtcttattataatttgttttttaatatataaactcCTTAATAATGATAACTTCGATCCATTGTTTGAAGTCAAAGTCAACCATATCGGCCAAACTGCAACCATAAATGCCAGCATTAAAATGGCAGATGAGAAGCTTTCAAGTACTATCATATACTATTAAATTAAAGCAAAAACTAACCAAGACTTTAAAAGTATAACATATAATGTGCTCAATAGATTCTGTTATACTGTACTTTCTAACTCGTATTATTGCCAAGATTTTTAGCATAATAATATGTTGTATCCAActaatttctttcctctttttttttttttgaatgaaatGATCCTTTGTACCACACAGAACATTAACTTTTGGAGCTACCATATTGCCAATAATAATGAAGATGGAAAACctgtaattaatttaattatattcatatgatataaaatataaataaatcgaaAATGAAACACgacttatttatttgttttcttaattaagTATAACCTTgctattatttttgtttgaaagtaaactataaaaaaatgcaattagtttttattactAAACAATAACCCAAtgaatatcaaattaaaatccTCCCCCACTCcatatatattgtatatttttcttttgtttgattataataataataataataataatgatatttttcacCTCAAATTTTATACTTTACACCCTACCTCCAACACAAattatattatgaattaaatctattatttttctttcttccaattTCTCATTTGTCCCTTTCCTCCCAAAGTATATAACTATATACATACATCATTACATTTAAGAACATCAGGCTACATCTTAAAGGGTTGTATTGCTTGGTTTTC contains:
- the LOC114420079 gene encoding CASP-like protein 1E1; this translates as MEGVESKEREVMVAKPVAVVGVCDLLLRLLAFTVTLVAAIVIAVDKQTKLVPIQLSDSFPPLNVPLTAKWHQMSAFVYFLVTNAIACTYAAMSLLLALVNRGKSKGLWTLIAVLDTFMVALLFSGNGAAAAVGILGYKGNSHVNWNKVCNVFGKFCDQMAASIGVSLIGSLAFLLLVVIPVVRLHRRT